From Trichomycterus rosablanca isolate fTriRos1 chromosome 18, fTriRos1.hap1, whole genome shotgun sequence, the proteins below share one genomic window:
- the c18h5orf63 gene encoding glutaredoxin-like protein C5orf63 homolog isoform X2 — MFTQLPKLHHHMKYHIRFIRSFCSQRPLPVLTLFTKDPCPLCDEAKEVLEPYKHRFVLQEVDITLPENIVWYDRYKYDIPVFHLNGQFLMMHRVNTKILEKQLSKSEKEPV, encoded by the exons ATGTTCACACAGCTTCCAAAGCTCCATCATCACATGAAGTATCACATTAGGTTCATTCGGAGCTTCTGTTCACAGAGACCCTTACCTGTTTTAACTCTCTTCACCAAG GATCCATGTCCTTTATGTGACGAAGCCAAAGAAGTGCTTGAACCGTATAAACACAGA tttgtgttacaGGAGGTTGACATTACTCTTCCTGAAAACATTGTGTGGTATGACAGATACAAGTATGACATCCCGGTGTTTCATCTGAATGGACAGTTTTTGATGATGCATCGAGTGAACACAAAGATCTTGGAAAAGCAGCTGTCCAAATCAGAGAAAGAACCTGTATAA
- the c18h5orf63 gene encoding glutaredoxin-like protein C5orf63 homolog isoform X1, translating to MWSFFLVVYVLSSPVNQHKITLIHFTGMFTQLPKLHHHMKYHIRFIRSFCSQRPLPVLTLFTKDPCPLCDEAKEVLEPYKHRFVLQEVDITLPENIVWYDRYKYDIPVFHLNGQFLMMHRVNTKILEKQLSKSEKEPV from the exons ATGTGGAGCttctttttggttgtttatgTTTTGTCCAGCCCTGTTAATCAGCATAAAATTACTCTAATACACTTTACAGGCATGTTCACACAGCTTCCAAAGCTCCATCATCACATGAAGTATCACATTAGGTTCATTCGGAGCTTCTGTTCACAGAGACCCTTACCTGTTTTAACTCTCTTCACCAAG GATCCATGTCCTTTATGTGACGAAGCCAAAGAAGTGCTTGAACCGTATAAACACAGA tttgtgttacaGGAGGTTGACATTACTCTTCCTGAAAACATTGTGTGGTATGACAGATACAAGTATGACATCCCGGTGTTTCATCTGAATGGACAGTTTTTGATGATGCATCGAGTGAACACAAAGATCTTGGAAAAGCAGCTGTCCAAATCAGAGAAAGAACCTGTATAA